One genomic segment of Actinoplanes ianthinogenes includes these proteins:
- a CDS encoding FMN-binding negative transcriptional regulator yields the protein MFVPSHYRIKDEVWHRRIIDGHPLATLTTNGTTVPLATRLPALVAPGEPESGPLVGTEILGHLNRANPHWKALTDGTYARLMFDGPGGFVTPAVYPGDPSAPTWNFAAVHVCGRLRLIRGQEETLEVVRWTAARLEDRFGAGWDQTSSVDYFRRIVHGVGAFRLTIESVEALFKLSQEKPADVQESVIRRYEADPSGAGWPIARLMREAGMGGSAGSPDDTVSSCPF from the coding sequence ATGTTCGTGCCGAGCCACTACCGGATCAAGGACGAGGTCTGGCACCGCCGGATCATCGACGGCCACCCCCTCGCGACGCTCACCACGAACGGAACGACCGTTCCCCTGGCCACCCGCCTGCCGGCCCTGGTCGCGCCGGGTGAGCCCGAGTCCGGCCCGCTGGTCGGCACCGAGATCCTCGGCCACCTCAACCGCGCCAACCCGCACTGGAAGGCGCTCACGGACGGCACGTACGCCCGGCTGATGTTCGACGGGCCGGGCGGCTTCGTCACGCCGGCCGTCTACCCCGGCGACCCCTCCGCGCCGACGTGGAACTTCGCGGCCGTGCACGTCTGCGGCCGCCTCCGGTTGATCCGCGGGCAGGAGGAGACCCTCGAGGTCGTCCGGTGGACGGCCGCTCGCCTGGAGGATCGCTTCGGCGCGGGCTGGGACCAGACCTCCTCGGTCGACTACTTCCGCCGGATCGTGCACGGCGTCGGTGCCTTCCGGCTGACGATCGAGTCGGTGGAGGCGCTGTTCAAACTCAGCCAGGAGAAGCCGGCGGACGTGCAGGAGTCGGTGATCCGCCGCTACGAGGCGGATCCCAGCGGCGCCGGCTGGCCGATCGCCCGGCTGATGCGGGAGGCCGGGATGGGCGGCTCCGCCGGATCACCGGACGACACCGTGTCCTCCTGCCCCTTCTGA
- a CDS encoding DinB family protein, translated as MPAEYTESDQFRGGRIYQCDLSSLEIRDCDVTGLKIVDCYGGSVSLGGGFERVVVNDVDVTAYVEAELDRLHPNRVLAREAASAAEYRAAWDAIEKQWGETFDRARRLPEAKLHEQVDGEWSFVETQRHLLMAGDAWIGSAVLEEDAPYHPLGIPGGGIPADEASAKLGLTLDATPTLDEVLAPRLARMATVRRVVDELTEAELDRVCGRKPAEYYPDKDYVVRRCLSVVLKEEAEHHRYAVRDLTVLEADTRTE; from the coding sequence ATGCCTGCTGAGTACACCGAAAGTGATCAGTTCCGTGGTGGCCGCATCTACCAATGCGATCTCTCCAGCCTCGAGATTCGCGATTGCGACGTCACCGGCCTGAAGATCGTGGACTGCTATGGGGGTTCTGTCTCCCTCGGTGGCGGCTTCGAGCGTGTCGTTGTCAATGACGTCGACGTGACCGCCTATGTCGAGGCCGAGCTCGACCGGCTGCATCCCAACCGGGTGCTGGCCCGTGAGGCCGCGTCCGCCGCCGAATACCGGGCCGCTTGGGATGCCATCGAGAAGCAATGGGGGGAGACGTTCGACCGCGCCAGGCGCCTACCCGAGGCGAAGCTGCACGAGCAGGTCGACGGCGAGTGGTCGTTCGTCGAGACGCAGCGGCATCTGCTGATGGCCGGCGATGCCTGGATCGGCAGCGCCGTGCTCGAGGAGGATGCGCCGTACCACCCGCTGGGCATTCCTGGCGGCGGGATACCGGCCGACGAAGCGTCGGCGAAGCTCGGGCTCACCCTCGATGCCACCCCGACGCTTGACGAGGTACTCGCGCCGCGGCTCGCCCGCATGGCCACGGTGCGCCGGGTCGTCGACGAGCTCACCGAGGCCGAGCTCGACCGGGTATGTGGTCGCAAGCCGGCCGAGTACTACCCGGACAAGGACTACGTCGTACGCCGCTGCCTCAGCGTCGTGCTCAAGGAAGAGGCCGAGCATCACCGGTACGCGGTGCGCGACCTCACGGTGCTCGAGGCCGATACCCGAACCGAGTGA